Proteins encoded in a region of the Mycolicibacterium duvalii genome:
- a CDS encoding Rv0804 family intramembrane glutamic endopeptidase, giving the protein MTRDVLRALALSATLLTWSALAARIPARWHPIPHAAVGAALAAATPASLGLRPPRLWAGLRWGGAVSVPLVLGIAASTANRRVRSGMAERDLPAAPGRWLLLRIPLGTVWSEEVAYRAALGSAANRAFGPRAGRLLTALVFGLSHVPDARAAGESVAGTVALTGAAGWLFSWLHTESGSVAAPMLTHLAVNEAGAVAALVVARRRLKS; this is encoded by the coding sequence GTGACCAGAGACGTGCTGCGCGCGCTCGCGCTGTCGGCGACGCTGCTCACCTGGAGCGCGCTGGCCGCGCGGATTCCGGCGCGCTGGCACCCGATCCCACACGCCGCGGTCGGCGCCGCGCTGGCCGCGGCCACGCCCGCCTCGCTGGGGCTGCGGCCACCCCGCCTGTGGGCGGGCCTGCGCTGGGGTGGCGCAGTGTCGGTCCCGCTCGTGCTCGGCATCGCCGCGAGTACCGCCAACCGCAGGGTGCGCAGCGGGATGGCCGAGCGCGATCTTCCGGCGGCGCCCGGACGGTGGTTGCTGCTGCGGATCCCGCTCGGCACGGTGTGGTCCGAGGAGGTCGCCTACCGGGCAGCGCTGGGCAGTGCCGCGAACCGGGCGTTCGGCCCGCGGGCCGGCCGCCTGCTGACAGCGCTGGTGTTCGGCCTGAGCCATGTGCCCGACGCCCGTGCGGCCGGGGAGTCGGTTGCGGGGACGGTGGCACTCACGGGGGCGGCCGGATGGCTGTTCTCCTGGCTGCACACCGAATCGGGCAGCGTGGCCGCTCCGATGCTGACCCATCTGGCCGTCAACGAGGCCGGAGCGGTCGCGGCGCTGGTTGTTGCGCGCCGCCGTTTGAAATCCTGA
- a CDS encoding VOC family protein produces the protein MPLRTEMVTFDCVDPDRLADWWATALGGDVNAVAPGEFVMVVRDGDPSLGFQRVPDPTPGKNRVHLDFHAEDREAEVARLVELGAKEAGRHNFGPEFEWVVLNDPEGNAFCVA, from the coding sequence ATGCCGCTGAGAACCGAGATGGTGACCTTCGATTGTGTCGATCCCGACCGCCTCGCCGACTGGTGGGCCACGGCCCTCGGCGGCGACGTGAACGCTGTCGCGCCAGGGGAGTTCGTGATGGTGGTGCGCGACGGCGACCCCAGTCTGGGATTTCAGCGGGTGCCCGATCCGACGCCGGGCAAGAACCGCGTGCACCTGGATTTTCACGCCGAGGACCGGGAAGCTGAGGTGGCACGACTGGTCGAACTGGGCGCGAAGGAAGCCGGTCGGCACAACTTCGGGCCCGAGTTCGAGTGGGTGGTGCTCAATGACCCGGAGGGCAACGCGTTCTGTGTGGCCTGA
- a CDS encoding alpha/beta hydrolase, whose product MLRLDFTGVAFGALFFCLSLTPSLLPRDWLLGGLIGGITAAIGYGIGVFAGRMGHRFVLDRRRWWPPPRRIAYALKTVIVVGSVGACLLMVIPAAGWQRQVSELMGVPGPSTASYLRTLALAAAVAAVCVAGTRILIDAIKTMARFLIRRWRLSDELALLIGTAVAVVLVISLVNGVLVRGFFALANRVSQPQNTTTAEGVVQPDERERSGSPESFAQWETLGYQGRSFVAGGPSAAELEEVNGRPAREPIRVYAGLETADTEEARMAVLLSELERTRAFEREVLVIAPTTGTGWINPVAAASVEYLYNGDTAIVGSQYSFLPSWVSFLGDREKSMRSGRMMIDAVAQRWAQLPPERRPRLLLYGESLGSMAGQGAFEWLPDIAGMGFSSVLWVGPPNASPLWRDIVARRDPGTPQVEPRYDGGRTVRFSQGNSPAQIAEDTRGPWEGTRVLFLQHASDPIVWWSRDLLFTRPDWLAEPPGRDRTASMRWYPIITYWQVAADIPNAASAPAGHGHNYGDYILDGWVGVAPPPGWTAADTERIRNALRDRLPDAVT is encoded by the coding sequence ATGCTGCGTCTGGACTTCACAGGCGTCGCATTCGGGGCGCTGTTCTTCTGCCTGTCCCTCACACCCTCCCTGCTTCCCCGTGACTGGCTGCTCGGCGGCCTGATCGGCGGAATCACCGCGGCCATCGGCTACGGCATCGGGGTGTTCGCCGGCCGCATGGGGCACAGGTTCGTGCTCGACCGGCGACGGTGGTGGCCACCGCCGAGACGAATCGCCTACGCGCTCAAGACCGTGATCGTGGTCGGCTCCGTCGGTGCGTGTCTGCTGATGGTGATCCCGGCCGCCGGCTGGCAACGTCAGGTCTCGGAGCTGATGGGGGTGCCGGGCCCGAGCACCGCGAGCTACCTGCGCACCCTCGCGTTGGCCGCCGCCGTCGCCGCAGTGTGCGTGGCCGGAACCAGAATTCTCATCGACGCGATCAAGACGATGGCGCGCTTTTTGATCCGGCGGTGGCGGCTGTCGGACGAGCTCGCGCTGTTGATCGGCACCGCGGTCGCGGTGGTGCTCGTCATCAGCCTGGTCAACGGGGTGCTGGTGCGCGGCTTCTTCGCCCTCGCCAACCGCGTCTCCCAACCGCAGAACACCACCACCGCCGAGGGCGTCGTTCAACCGGATGAACGCGAAAGATCCGGCAGCCCTGAATCATTCGCGCAATGGGAGACGCTGGGCTACCAGGGGCGCAGTTTCGTCGCCGGCGGTCCCAGCGCCGCGGAGCTCGAAGAGGTCAACGGTCGCCCGGCCCGTGAGCCGATCCGGGTGTACGCCGGGCTGGAGACGGCTGACACCGAGGAAGCGCGGATGGCGGTGCTGCTGAGCGAACTCGAGCGCACCCGCGCGTTCGAGCGTGAGGTGCTGGTCATCGCGCCGACCACCGGCACAGGATGGATCAACCCGGTTGCGGCCGCGTCGGTCGAGTACCTGTACAACGGCGACACGGCGATCGTCGGCTCCCAGTATTCCTTTCTGCCCAGCTGGGTCTCGTTCCTGGGCGACCGGGAGAAGTCGATGCGCTCGGGCCGGATGATGATCGACGCGGTTGCGCAGCGCTGGGCGCAGTTGCCACCCGAGCGTCGCCCGCGTCTCCTGCTCTACGGCGAGAGTCTGGGGTCGATGGCCGGACAGGGGGCCTTCGAATGGCTGCCCGACATCGCCGGCATGGGGTTCTCCTCGGTGCTGTGGGTCGGCCCGCCCAACGCCAGCCCGCTGTGGCGCGACATCGTCGCGCGCCGAGACCCGGGTACCCCGCAAGTCGAGCCGCGCTACGACGGTGGGCGGACCGTGCGTTTCTCGCAGGGGAACAGCCCCGCGCAGATCGCCGAGGACACCAGGGGGCCGTGGGAGGGCACGCGGGTGTTGTTCCTGCAGCACGCGTCGGACCCGATCGTGTGGTGGTCGCGGGATCTGCTGTTCACCCGGCCCGACTGGCTGGCCGAGCCGCCCGGCCGCGACCGGACCGCATCGATGCGGTGGTATCCGATCATCACGTACTGGCAGGTGGCCGCCGACATTCCCAACGCCGCGTCGGCGCCGGCGGGGCACGGCCACAACTACGGCGACTACATCCTCGACGGCTGGGTCGGGGTGGCACCGCCGCCGGGGTGGACCGCAGCCGATACCGAGCGGATCCGAAATGCGTTGCGCGATCGACTTCCCGACGCGGTGACGTGA
- a CDS encoding M18 family aminopeptidase, with protein sequence MSATAQQLCEFIDASPSPFHAVATAADRLRAAGFTELSESDPWPGAGDFFAVRAGSLIAWRGGADTTAPFRIVGAHTDSPNLRVKQHPDRFVSGWQVVALQPYGGAWLNSWLDRDLGISGRLSVRDGNTVRHILVRVDDPVLRVPQLAIHLAEDRKAVELNPQRHVNAVWGVGSGSRSFLASVAERAGVDADAVLGFDLMTHDLTPSRLAGVDNELVSAPRLDNQATCYAGLAAFLAAGADTRVVPVLVLFDHEEVGSQSDHGAQSDLLLTVLERITLAAGGGREDFLRRLATSMVASGDMAHATHPNYPDRHEPGHLIEVNGGPVLKVQPNLRYATDGRTAAAFALACEQAGVPLQRYEHRADLPCGSTVGPMTAARTGIPTVDVGAAQLAMHSAREVMGAADVAAYSAALAAFLSPA encoded by the coding sequence ATGTCGGCCACCGCGCAGCAGCTCTGTGAGTTCATCGACGCATCGCCGTCGCCGTTTCATGCCGTCGCCACGGCCGCTGATCGCCTGCGGGCCGCCGGGTTCACCGAACTCTCCGAGAGCGATCCGTGGCCGGGGGCGGGCGACTTCTTTGCGGTCCGTGCCGGCTCGCTGATCGCCTGGCGCGGCGGTGCCGACACCACGGCGCCGTTTCGGATCGTCGGAGCCCACACCGACAGCCCGAACCTGCGGGTCAAGCAACATCCGGACCGGTTCGTGTCGGGATGGCAGGTGGTCGCGCTGCAGCCCTACGGCGGGGCGTGGCTGAATTCGTGGCTGGACCGCGACCTCGGAATCAGTGGGCGGTTGTCGGTCCGCGACGGAAACACGGTCCGGCACATCCTGGTCCGCGTCGACGACCCGGTCCTGCGGGTGCCCCAGCTGGCCATCCACCTCGCCGAGGACCGCAAGGCCGTCGAGCTGAACCCGCAGCGCCACGTCAACGCCGTCTGGGGCGTCGGCAGCGGCAGCCGCTCCTTCCTCGCGTCCGTCGCCGAGCGGGCGGGCGTGGACGCCGACGCGGTGCTCGGGTTCGACCTGATGACCCACGACCTCACGCCGTCGCGGCTGGCCGGTGTCGACAACGAACTGGTCAGCGCCCCGCGGCTGGACAACCAGGCCACCTGCTACGCCGGGCTGGCGGCCTTCCTGGCAGCGGGCGCAGACACCAGGGTCGTACCGGTGCTGGTGCTGTTCGACCACGAGGAGGTCGGCTCGCAGTCCGACCACGGCGCCCAGTCGGATCTGCTGCTGACCGTGCTGGAACGCATCACCCTGGCCGCCGGCGGCGGGCGCGAGGACTTCCTGCGCCGGCTGGCGACGTCGATGGTGGCCTCGGGCGACATGGCCCACGCCACCCACCCGAACTACCCGGACCGTCACGAGCCGGGTCACCTCATCGAGGTCAACGGCGGGCCGGTGCTCAAAGTGCAGCCCAATCTCCGGTACGCGACCGACGGACGCACCGCCGCGGCGTTCGCGCTGGCCTGCGAGCAAGCCGGGGTCCCGCTGCAGCGCTACGAACACCGCGCCGACCTGCCCTGCGGCTCCACCGTCGGGCCGATGACCGCGGCGCGCACCGGCATCCCCACCGTCGACGTCGGCGCCGCGCAGCTCGCCATGCACTCGGCGCGCGAGGTGATGGGCGCGGCCGATGTCGCGGCCTATTCGGCAGCGCTTGCGGCGTTCCTGTCACCGGCCTGA
- the purL gene encoding phosphoribosylformylglycinamidine synthase subunit PurL: MTSGLSQQVDTVERATATPDQPQPYRELGLKDDEYERIREILGRRPTDAELAMYSVMWSEHCSYKSSKVHLRYFGETTTAKMREAMLAGIGENAGVVDIGDGWAATFKVESHNHPSYIEPYQGAATGVGGIVRDIMAMGARPVAVMDQLRFGPADAPDTRRVLDGVVRGIGGYGNSLGLPNIGGETVFDPSYAGNPLVNALCVGVLRKEDLHLAFASGVGNKIILFGARTGLDGIGGVSVLASETFGGDESGAGRKKLPSVQVGDPFTEKVLIECCLELYASDLVVGIQDLGGAGLSCATSELASAGDGGMRVELDAVPLRAANMTPAEILSSESQERMCAVVTPDNVDAFLAVCRKWEVLATVIGEVTDTGRLEITWHGETVVDVPPRTVAHEGPVYERPVQRPDTQDALNADTSAGLKRPVTGEELRITLLQMLGSPQLCSRAFITEQYDRYVRGNTVLAEHADGGVLRVDEETGRGIAISTDASGRYTALDPYAGAQLALAEAYRNVAVTGATPVAVTNCLNFGSPEDPGVMWQFSQAVRGLADGAAALGIPVTGGNVSFYNQTGATAILPTPVVGVLGVIDDVKRRIPTALGTEPGESLILLGETRDEFDGSIWAQVTADHLGGMPPQVDLAREQLLAEVLTAASRDGLISAAHDLSEGGLVQAVVEAALAGETGCRIVIPDVFADGDGPFVFLFSESAGRVLVAVPRTEESRFTAMCEARGLPATRVGVVDPGPEPGQAAVEVQGLFTVTLEELRRTSEGVLPGLFG; encoded by the coding sequence GTGACGTCTGGGTTGAGCCAACAGGTAGACACCGTGGAGCGGGCGACCGCCACCCCCGACCAGCCCCAGCCGTACCGAGAGCTCGGTCTCAAGGACGACGAGTACGAGCGGATCCGCGAGATCCTCGGGCGCCGACCCACCGATGCCGAGCTGGCGATGTACTCGGTGATGTGGAGCGAGCACTGCTCCTACAAGTCCTCCAAGGTGCACCTGCGCTACTTCGGCGAGACCACCACCGCCAAGATGCGCGAGGCGATGCTGGCCGGCATCGGCGAGAACGCCGGCGTCGTCGACATCGGCGACGGCTGGGCCGCCACCTTCAAGGTGGAGTCGCACAACCACCCGTCCTACATCGAGCCCTACCAGGGCGCGGCAACAGGCGTCGGCGGCATCGTGCGCGACATCATGGCGATGGGTGCGCGCCCGGTCGCGGTGATGGACCAGCTGCGGTTCGGCCCCGCCGACGCCCCCGACACCCGCCGCGTCCTCGACGGCGTGGTGCGCGGCATCGGCGGTTACGGCAACTCGCTGGGTCTGCCCAACATCGGTGGCGAGACGGTGTTCGATCCGTCCTATGCCGGCAACCCGCTGGTCAACGCGCTGTGCGTCGGCGTGCTGCGCAAAGAGGATCTGCACCTGGCGTTCGCGTCAGGCGTCGGGAACAAGATCATCCTGTTCGGTGCGCGCACCGGCCTCGACGGCATCGGCGGGGTGTCGGTGCTGGCGTCGGAGACGTTCGGCGGCGACGAGAGCGGGGCAGGCCGCAAGAAGCTGCCCAGCGTGCAGGTGGGTGACCCGTTCACCGAGAAGGTGCTCATCGAGTGCTGCCTGGAGCTCTACGCGAGTGACCTCGTGGTCGGTATCCAGGACCTCGGTGGTGCCGGACTGTCTTGCGCCACATCGGAACTCGCGTCCGCCGGGGACGGCGGTATGCGGGTGGAACTGGATGCGGTGCCGCTGCGCGCCGCCAACATGACCCCGGCGGAGATCCTGTCGAGCGAGTCGCAGGAACGGATGTGCGCGGTCGTCACCCCCGACAACGTCGACGCGTTCCTGGCGGTGTGCCGTAAGTGGGAGGTGCTGGCCACCGTGATCGGCGAGGTCACCGACACCGGCCGGCTGGAGATCACCTGGCACGGCGAGACGGTCGTCGATGTGCCGCCGCGCACCGTGGCCCACGAAGGCCCGGTCTACGAGCGGCCCGTGCAGCGTCCCGACACCCAGGACGCGCTCAACGCCGACACCTCGGCTGGGCTGAAGCGACCGGTGACCGGCGAGGAACTGCGCATCACGCTGCTGCAGATGTTGGGCAGCCCGCAGCTGTGCAGCCGAGCGTTCATCACCGAGCAGTACGACCGATACGTGCGCGGCAACACGGTGCTGGCCGAGCACGCCGACGGCGGCGTGCTGCGCGTCGACGAGGAGACGGGACGCGGTATCGCGATCTCCACCGACGCGTCGGGCCGTTACACGGCACTGGACCCGTACGCCGGTGCGCAGCTCGCGCTGGCCGAGGCCTACCGCAACGTCGCCGTCACCGGGGCCACTCCCGTCGCGGTGACGAATTGCCTGAACTTCGGGTCCCCGGAGGATCCAGGTGTGATGTGGCAGTTCTCCCAAGCCGTGCGCGGACTGGCCGACGGCGCTGCGGCGCTGGGCATTCCGGTGACCGGCGGCAACGTCAGCTTCTACAACCAGACCGGGGCCACCGCGATCCTGCCGACGCCGGTGGTCGGTGTGCTCGGCGTGATCGACGACGTGAAGCGACGGATCCCGACCGCGCTGGGCACCGAGCCGGGCGAGTCGCTGATCCTGCTCGGCGAGACCCGCGACGAGTTCGACGGGTCGATCTGGGCGCAGGTCACCGCCGATCACCTCGGCGGGATGCCGCCGCAGGTCGACCTGGCGCGAGAACAGCTGCTGGCCGAGGTGCTGACCGCGGCCTCGCGGGACGGCCTGATCTCCGCAGCCCACGACCTCTCCGAGGGCGGACTCGTCCAGGCTGTCGTCGAGGCCGCGCTGGCCGGCGAAACCGGTTGCCGCATCGTCATTCCCGACGTCTTCGCAGACGGCGACGGTCCCTTCGTCTTCTTGTTCAGCGAGTCCGCGGGGCGGGTGCTGGTCGCGGTGCCGCGCACCGAGGAGAGCCGGTTCACCGCGATGTGTGAAGCCCGCGGCCTGCCCGCCACCCGGGTCGGTGTCGTCGACCCCGGCCCGGAGCCCGGCCAGGCGGCTGTCGAGGTGCAGGGGCTGTTCACGGTGACACTCGAGGAGTTGCGGCGCACGTCGGAGGGCGTGCTGCCCGGGTTGTTCGGGTGA
- a CDS encoding sterol carrier family protein has product MASRRSADPAQTRAAVAAVSAWLRDPAAPAPQRAEMAEAVRTTARTLSATVPGSAVEVRVPPFVAVQCIAGPRHTRGNPPNVVETDPRTWLLLATGLLTVADAAAAGTLQLSGSRAGEIAAALPVVALPD; this is encoded by the coding sequence GTGGCCTCCCGACGCAGCGCCGACCCGGCGCAGACCCGAGCCGCAGTCGCGGCGGTGTCGGCCTGGCTGCGCGACCCTGCGGCCCCGGCCCCGCAGCGCGCCGAAATGGCCGAGGCGGTACGCACCACGGCCCGGACGCTGAGCGCGACGGTGCCGGGTTCGGCCGTCGAGGTGCGAGTTCCGCCGTTCGTCGCGGTGCAGTGCATCGCAGGTCCGAGACATACCCGGGGGAATCCGCCCAACGTGGTCGAGACCGACCCGCGCACGTGGTTGCTGTTGGCTACCGGGCTGCTGACGGTGGCCGACGCGGCTGCGGCGGGAACGCTGCAGCTGTCGGGATCGCGGGCCGGCGAGATCGCCGCTGCACTGCCGGTGGTCGCGCTGCCCGATTAG